From the Gasterosteus aculeatus chromosome 13, fGasAcu3.hap1.1, whole genome shotgun sequence genome, one window contains:
- the LOC100174871 gene encoding alpha-2,8-sialyltransferase ST8Sia IIIB: MVRIAKALGLVILCVAVLILSLISYVSLRKDSLFGSSKYYMGGPRIMFHAGFRSQFAMNFLDPSFIPLTNALNEELQGKPSKWKFNKTAFHLQKKDIFSYIDIPTNFSLTKNSVRVGQLMHFDYSSHKYVFSISNNLKSLLPDASPIRNKHYSVCAVVGNSGILTGSHCGPEIDQADFVFRCNFAPTEVYSKDVGKKTNLTTFNPSILERYYNNLLTIQDRNNFFLNLKKLEGAILWIPAFFLHTSATVTRTLVDFFVEHKGQLKVELAWPGNIMHDVNKYWKTKNLSPKRLSTGILMYTLASAMCDEIHLYGFWPFGWDPNTGNDLPYHYYDKKGTKFTTKWQETHQLPSEFKLLYKLHRDGVIKLSLTHCS; encoded by the exons ATGGTCCGCATCGCCAAGGCCCTGGGGTTGGTTATCCTGTGCGTCGCCGTGCTCATACTGTCGCTCATCAGCTATGTGTCCCTCAGAAAAGACAGCCTCTTCGGCTCCTCCAAATATTACATGGGAGGCCCGAGGATCATGTTCCACGCAGGATTTCG GTCTCAGTTCGCCATGAATTTCCTGGACCCCTCCTTCATCCCGTTAACCAACGCCCTGAATGAGGAGCTCCAAGGAAAACCCTCCAAATGGAAGTTCAACAAGACGGCGTTTCATCTGCAGAA GAAAGACATCTTCAGCTACATCGACATTCCCACCAACTTCTCCCTCACGAAGAACAGCGTGCGCGTCGGCCAGCTGATGCACTTCGACTACTCCAGCCACAAGtacgtcttctccatcagcaACAACCTGAAGTCCCTGCTGCCGGACGCCTCCCCCATCCGCAACAAGCACTACAGCGTGTGCGCCGTGGTGGGCAACAGCGGCATCCTGACAGGAAGCCACTGCGGCCCAGAGATCGACCAGGCCGACTTTGTCTTCCGCTGCAACTTCGCCCCCACGGAGGTGTACTCCAAGGACGTGGGCAAGAAGACCAACCTCACCACCTTCAACCCCAGCATCCTGGAGAGGTACTACAACAACCTGCTGACCATCCAGGACAGGAACAATTTCTTCCTCAACCTGAAGAAGCTGGAGGGAGCCATCCTGTGGATCCCCGCCTTCTTCCTGCACACGTCAGCCACGGTGACCAGGACCCTGGTGGACTTCTTTGTGGAGCACAAGGGGCAGCTGAAGGTCGAGCTGGCCTGGCCGGGAAACATCATGCACGATGTCAACAA ATACTGGAAGACTAAAAACCTCTCCCCGAAGCGCCTCAGCACGGGGATCCTCATGTACACGCTGGCGTCCGCCATGTGCGACGAGATCCACCTCTACGGCTTCTGGCCCTTCGGCTGGGACCCCAACACGGGCAACGATCTGCCTTACCACTACTACGACAAGAAAGGGACCAAATTCACCACCAAGTGGCAGGAGACCCACCAGCTGCCCAGCGAGTTCAAGCTGCTCTACAAGCTGCACAGGGACGGCGTGATCAAACTCAGCCTGACGCACTGCTCCTAG
- the LOC120830380 gene encoding ras-related protein Rab-27B, whose product MAEWDYDYLIKLLALGDSGVGKTTFLYSYTDNKFNQKFTTTVGIDFREKRVMYAGRGADGKTERNFKVHLQLWDTAGQERFRSLTTAFFRDAMGFLLMFDLTSQQSFLNVRNWMSQLQANAYCDSPDIVLVGTKADLLDVRDVQARQARDLADRYGIPYFETSAVSGVDVDQAVTTLLDLVMKRMEQSAQVVPSSEPNGSPVTSHEVQEAPVRGSCAC is encoded by the exons ATGGCCGAGTGGGACTACGACTACCTGATCAAGCTGCTGGCTCTCGGGGACTCGGGGGTGGGAAAGACCACCTTCCTCTACAGTTACACCGACAACAAGTTCAACCAGAAGTTCACGACCACGGTGGGCATCGACTTCCGGGAAAAGAGAGTG ATGTAcgcagggaggggggcagacgGGAAGACCGAGAGGAACTTCAAAGTGCACCTTCAGCTGTGGGACACAGCGGGACAAGAGAG GTTCCGCAGCCTCACCACCGCTTTCTTCAGAGACGCCATGGGCTTCCTGCTGATGTTCGACCTGACCAGTCAGCAAAGCTTCCTCAACGTCAGGAACTGGATGA GTCAGCTGCAGGCCAACGCCTACTGCGACAGTCCTGATATCGTGCTGGTGGGCACCAAGGCGGACCTGCTGGACGTGAGGGATGTTCAGGCCAGACAGGCCAGAGACCTGGCAGACCGATACGG CATCCCGTACTTTGAAACGAGCGCGGTGTCGGGTGTGGACGTGGACCAGGCGGTGACCACCCTGCTGGACCTGGTGATGAAGCGGATGGAGCAGAGCGCCCAGGTGGTGCCCAGCTCCGAACCCAACGGCAGCCCCGTCACCAGCCACGAAGTCCAGGAGGCTCCCGTCAGGGGGTCGTGTGCCTGCTGA
- the poli gene encoding DNA polymerase iota isoform X2, with the protein MDNSENDTGEDETEWNNSYVDSFPLSANAASDASLDKTSGAITGERVILHFDLDCFYAQVEMLRNPSLRDVPLGIQQKYIIVTCNYVARGHGVTKLMSVTDAKEKCPQLVLVKGEDLTHYRDISYKLTELLVSFCPLVERLGFDENFMDITKMVERRLAETPASNRFSFKGHVYNHRSADVAKASDHPRLALGSHVAAELRDAIHSKLGLTGCAGVATSKLLAKLVSGTFKPNQQTTLLPENVGDIMGSLSGLRKVPGVGHQTAKRLQALGLVGVKDLQLFPLNDLVKEFGAPSARRLKNLALGVDDSPVAPTGAPQSLSDEDSFKKISTTREVLEKIQELLSSLMERYSATNKWFSRESRQCPIPNHVGQKIASDSSEDAVVQLVPLAMKLFHKMVDCGAAFHLTLINVCFSNLQARGPAVGAKGSITSFFRQNLPPKGAEMFSPQSQEPSSRSGNTDHLFSAHRSLAQPTPPHETVTAEIPRGCGADLHGLKRKQRPVVASKKPPLVKESRSTAGSDPKVAVTHPNVDAEVFGLLPEEVRKELPSAADVSVSRVTENEFSQAFGDSQNQSASPTAVNHKAEASGAFPGENVTEAGRPPPPLPPDCEFPGDVDPGVFSELPADVQKELMSEWRRRKPVLKAPSSRKPGTSPTTKDRKAAGKGSQANNLLKYFKPS; encoded by the exons ATGGATAACAGCGAGAATGACACGGGGGAGGATGAGACCGAGTGGAATAACAGTTACGTGGATTCCTTCCCGCTCAGCGCCAACGCAGCTTCCG ATGCAAGCCTCGACAAAACATCAGGAGCAATTACAGGTGAAAGAGTCATTCTGCATTTTGACCTGGACTGCTTCTACGCTCAGGTGGAAATGCTCAGAAACCCTTCACTGAGAGACGTCCCTCTGG GTATTCAGCAGAAATACATCATAGTCACCTGCAACTATGTGGCAAGAGGTCACGGGGTCACCAAGCTGATGTCTGTGACTGATGCAAAGGAGAAATGTCCTCAGCTGGTGCTGGTAAAAGGAGAAGACCTGACACACTACAGAGACATTTCGTATAAACTGACAG AGCTGCTGGTTTCCTTCTGTCCGCTGGTAGAGAGGCTGGGGTTTGACGAAAACTTCATGGACATCACAAAGATGGTAGAAAGAAGGCTAGCAGAGACACCGGCGTCCAACCGCTTTTCATTCAAAGGACACGTGTACAACCATCGCA GTGCAGACGTCGCCAAAGCAAGTGATCACCCGAGGTTGGCTTTAGGTTCGCACGTCGCAGCAGAGCTGAGAGACGCCATCCACAGCAAACTGGGTCTGACCGGCTGCGCCGGCGTCGCCACCAGCAAGCTGCTGGCCAAACTGGTGTCGGGCACCTTTAAACCCAATCAGCAGACCACGCTGCTGCCTGAGAACGTCGGTGACATCATGGGCTCCCTGAGCGGCCTGCGCAAAGTACCGG GGGTCGGTCACCAAACTGCGAAGCGACTTCAAGCGCTGGGACTGGTCGGCGTTAAAGACCTTCAGCTCTTCCCGTTGAACGACTTGGTGAAGGAGTTTGGGGCTCCCAGTGCCCGGCGCTTGAAGAATCTGGCCCTCGGTGTCGATGACTCGCCTGTCGCCCCCACCGGGGCCCCCCAG TCCCTCAGTGACGAAGACTCCTTCAAGAAAATTTCAACAACCAGAGAAGTTTTGGAAAAAATTCAGGAGCTCCTGAGTAGTCTGATGGAGAG GTACTCTGCAACCAACAAGTGGTTCAGCCGGGAGAGCCGACAGTGTCCGATTCCCAACCACGTAGGACAGAAGATCGCCTCCG ACAGCAGTGAGGACGCTGTGGTCCAGCTGGTCCCGTTGGCCATGAAGCTCTTCCACAAGATGGTGGACTGCGGCGCCGCCTTCCACCTCACTCTCATCAACGTTTGCTTCAGCAACCTGCAGGCCAGGGGACCTGCCGTGGGCGCGAAGGGCTCCATAACGTCTTTCTTTAGGCAGAACTTGCCTCCCAAAGGAGCGGAAATGTTCTCACCACAAAGCCAG GAGCCCTCCTCTCGGAGTGGAAATACCGATCATCTGTTCAGCGCTCACCGCTCGCTCGCTCAACCGACCCCTCCGCACGAAACGGTGACCGCAGAAATCCCTCGTGGCTGCGGGGCAGATTTACACGGGCTTAAAAGAAAACAGAGGCCCGTTGTTGCTTCAAAGAAGCCTCCGCTTGTGAAAGAGTCCCGCAGCACAGCGGGGTCAGACCCAAAGGTCGCCGTGACGCATCCCAACGTCGACGCCGAGGTGTTCGGCCTCCTCCCCGAGGAGGTCCGGAAGGAGCTGCCGTCCGCCGCCGACGTCAGTGTCTCCCGCGTCACAGAAAACGAGTTTTCACAGGCATTTGGTGACTCCCAGAACCAATCCGCCAGTCCGACCGCCGTGAATCACAAGGCCGAGGCCTCGGGCGCTTTCCCGGGAGAAAACGTCACGGAGGCAGGGAGGCCGCCGCCCCCTCTGCCTCCTGACTGCGAGTTCCCGGGAGACGTCGACCCCGGGGTGTTTTCAGAGCTTCCGGCGGACGTCCAGAAGGAGTTGATGTCCGAATGGCGGCGACGGAAGCCGGTCCTGAAGGCGCCGTCGTCCAGGAAGCCGGGGACAAGCCCGACGACCAAAGACCGGAAGGCCGCAGGAAAAGGCAGCCAGGCCAACAATCTGTTAAAGTATTTTAAACCCAGTTAG
- the poli gene encoding DNA polymerase iota isoform X1 — protein sequence MDNSENDTGEDETEWNNSYVDSFPLSANAASDASLDKTSGAITGERVILHFDLDCFYAQVEMLRNPSLRDVPLGIQQKYIIVTCNYVARGHGVTKLMSVTDAKEKCPQLVLVKGEDLTHYRDISYKLTELLVSFCPLVERLGFDENFMDITKMVERRLAETPASNRFSFKGHVYNHRSADVAKASDHPRLALGSHVAAELRDAIHSKLGLTGCAGVATSKLLAKLVSGTFKPNQQTTLLPENVGDIMGSLSGLRKVPGVGHQTAKRLQALGLVGVKDLQLFPLNDLVKEFGAPSARRLKNLALGVDDSPVAPTGAPQSLSDEDSFKKISTTREVLEKIQELLSSLMERMHKDGRQPQTLRLTLRRYSATNKWFSRESRQCPIPNHVGQKIASDSSEDAVVQLVPLAMKLFHKMVDCGAAFHLTLINVCFSNLQARGPAVGAKGSITSFFRQNLPPKGAEMFSPQSQEPSSRSGNTDHLFSAHRSLAQPTPPHETVTAEIPRGCGADLHGLKRKQRPVVASKKPPLVKESRSTAGSDPKVAVTHPNVDAEVFGLLPEEVRKELPSAADVSVSRVTENEFSQAFGDSQNQSASPTAVNHKAEASGAFPGENVTEAGRPPPPLPPDCEFPGDVDPGVFSELPADVQKELMSEWRRRKPVLKAPSSRKPGTSPTTKDRKAAGKGSQANNLLKYFKPS from the exons ATGGATAACAGCGAGAATGACACGGGGGAGGATGAGACCGAGTGGAATAACAGTTACGTGGATTCCTTCCCGCTCAGCGCCAACGCAGCTTCCG ATGCAAGCCTCGACAAAACATCAGGAGCAATTACAGGTGAAAGAGTCATTCTGCATTTTGACCTGGACTGCTTCTACGCTCAGGTGGAAATGCTCAGAAACCCTTCACTGAGAGACGTCCCTCTGG GTATTCAGCAGAAATACATCATAGTCACCTGCAACTATGTGGCAAGAGGTCACGGGGTCACCAAGCTGATGTCTGTGACTGATGCAAAGGAGAAATGTCCTCAGCTGGTGCTGGTAAAAGGAGAAGACCTGACACACTACAGAGACATTTCGTATAAACTGACAG AGCTGCTGGTTTCCTTCTGTCCGCTGGTAGAGAGGCTGGGGTTTGACGAAAACTTCATGGACATCACAAAGATGGTAGAAAGAAGGCTAGCAGAGACACCGGCGTCCAACCGCTTTTCATTCAAAGGACACGTGTACAACCATCGCA GTGCAGACGTCGCCAAAGCAAGTGATCACCCGAGGTTGGCTTTAGGTTCGCACGTCGCAGCAGAGCTGAGAGACGCCATCCACAGCAAACTGGGTCTGACCGGCTGCGCCGGCGTCGCCACCAGCAAGCTGCTGGCCAAACTGGTGTCGGGCACCTTTAAACCCAATCAGCAGACCACGCTGCTGCCTGAGAACGTCGGTGACATCATGGGCTCCCTGAGCGGCCTGCGCAAAGTACCGG GGGTCGGTCACCAAACTGCGAAGCGACTTCAAGCGCTGGGACTGGTCGGCGTTAAAGACCTTCAGCTCTTCCCGTTGAACGACTTGGTGAAGGAGTTTGGGGCTCCCAGTGCCCGGCGCTTGAAGAATCTGGCCCTCGGTGTCGATGACTCGCCTGTCGCCCCCACCGGGGCCCCCCAG TCCCTCAGTGACGAAGACTCCTTCAAGAAAATTTCAACAACCAGAGAAGTTTTGGAAAAAATTCAGGAGCTCCTGAGTAGTCTGATGGAGAG GATGCACAAAGATGGCCGGCAGCCTCAAACCCTGCGCCTGACCCTCCGCAGGTACTCTGCAACCAACAAGTGGTTCAGCCGGGAGAGCCGACAGTGTCCGATTCCCAACCACGTAGGACAGAAGATCGCCTCCG ACAGCAGTGAGGACGCTGTGGTCCAGCTGGTCCCGTTGGCCATGAAGCTCTTCCACAAGATGGTGGACTGCGGCGCCGCCTTCCACCTCACTCTCATCAACGTTTGCTTCAGCAACCTGCAGGCCAGGGGACCTGCCGTGGGCGCGAAGGGCTCCATAACGTCTTTCTTTAGGCAGAACTTGCCTCCCAAAGGAGCGGAAATGTTCTCACCACAAAGCCAG GAGCCCTCCTCTCGGAGTGGAAATACCGATCATCTGTTCAGCGCTCACCGCTCGCTCGCTCAACCGACCCCTCCGCACGAAACGGTGACCGCAGAAATCCCTCGTGGCTGCGGGGCAGATTTACACGGGCTTAAAAGAAAACAGAGGCCCGTTGTTGCTTCAAAGAAGCCTCCGCTTGTGAAAGAGTCCCGCAGCACAGCGGGGTCAGACCCAAAGGTCGCCGTGACGCATCCCAACGTCGACGCCGAGGTGTTCGGCCTCCTCCCCGAGGAGGTCCGGAAGGAGCTGCCGTCCGCCGCCGACGTCAGTGTCTCCCGCGTCACAGAAAACGAGTTTTCACAGGCATTTGGTGACTCCCAGAACCAATCCGCCAGTCCGACCGCCGTGAATCACAAGGCCGAGGCCTCGGGCGCTTTCCCGGGAGAAAACGTCACGGAGGCAGGGAGGCCGCCGCCCCCTCTGCCTCCTGACTGCGAGTTCCCGGGAGACGTCGACCCCGGGGTGTTTTCAGAGCTTCCGGCGGACGTCCAGAAGGAGTTGATGTCCGAATGGCGGCGACGGAAGCCGGTCCTGAAGGCGCCGTCGTCCAGGAAGCCGGGGACAAGCCCGACGACCAAAGACCGGAAGGCCGCAGGAAAAGGCAGCCAGGCCAACAATCTGTTAAAGTATTTTAAACCCAGTTAG